Proteins encoded together in one Quercus lobata isolate SW786 chromosome 3, ValleyOak3.0 Primary Assembly, whole genome shotgun sequence window:
- the LOC115982584 gene encoding 2-methylene-furan-3-one reductase-like, whose amino-acid sequence MFTSTPSQLTAFHSLSLLPPLSPPQPNPFRETTKRTIPTTTISVSVRKLGLSPFRLRVSANSQAAPASAEASKLSSIPSEMKAWVYGEYGGVDVLKFDSKVSVPEVKEDQVLVKVVAAALNPVDFKRRQGKFKATDSPLPTVPGYDVAGVVVKVGSQVKDLKVGDEVYGDINEKALDGPEQFGSLAEYTAVQEKLLAPKPKNLDFVQAAGLPLAIETAYEGLERTGFSAGKSILVLNGAGGVGSLVIQLAKQVFGASKVAATSSTGKLELLKSLGVDLAIDYTKENFEDLPEKFDVVYDAIGQCDKAVKVVKEGGSVVALTGAVTPPGFRFVVTSNGAVLRKLNPYLESGKVKPVIDPKGPFPFTKVVEAFSYIETNRATGKVVVHPIP is encoded by the exons ATGTTCACATCCACACCTTCTCAACTCACAGCctttcactctctctccctACTGCCACCATTATCACCACCACAACCAAATCCATTCCGAGAAACCACCAAGAGAACCATCCCCACTACAACGATATCTGTTTCAGTCAGAAAACTTGGTCTTTCTCCATTTCGTCTCAGAGTTTCTGCTAATTCGCAAGCTGCTCCTGCCTCTGCTGAAGCTTCTAAACTGTCCTCTATACCATCTGAGATGAAGGCTTGGGTGTATGGAGAATATGGGGGTGTTGATGTTTTGAAGTTTGACTCCAAGGTTTCTGTGCCGGAAGTGAAGGAGGACCAGGTTCTGGTCAAGGTTGTTGCTGCTGCGCTTAACCCTGTGGATTTCAAGAGGCGGCAGGGAAAATTCAAGGCCACTGATTCACCTCTTCCG ACTGTACCGGGCTATGATGTTGCAGGTGTGGTAGTCAAAGTGGGCAGTCAAGTAAAGGATCTAAAAGTGGGGGATGAAGTATATGGAGATATAAATGAGAAAGCATTGGACGGGCCTGAGCAATTTGGTTCTCTTGCAGAGTACACAGCTGTCCAGGAAAAATTATTGGCTCCGAAGCCGAAGAATCTGGATTTTGTTCAGGCTGCTGGGCTACCACTTGCAATTGAGACTGCCTATGAGGGTCTAGAAAGAACTGGGTTTTCTGCTGGTAAATCTATTCTTGTTTTGAATGGTGCGGGTGGAGTTGGAAGCCTAGTAATTCAG CTAGCCAAGCAAGTATTTGGTGCCTCAAAAGTTGCGGCAACTTCAAGCACTGGCAAATTGGAGTTGTTGAAGAGCTTGGGTGTTGATTTGGCTATTGATTACACTAAGGAGAACTTTGAAGATTTGCCAGAAAAATTTGATGTTGTCTATGATGCTATTG GGCAGTGTGATAAGGCAGTGAAAGTAGTGAAAGAAGGGGGCAGTGTGGTAGCGCTAACTGGCGCGGTCACACCTCCTGGCTTCAGATTTGTAGTAACTTCAAATGGAGCTGTTCTGAGGAAACTGAACCCCTATTTAGAAAGTGGGAAGGTGAAGCCTGTAATAGACCCCAAGGGGCCATTCCCATTCACCAAGGTTGTCGAGGCTTTCTCATACATTGAGACAAACCGAGCAACTGGAAAGGTTGTTGTACATCCAATTCCATGA
- the LOC115982585 gene encoding uncharacterized protein At4g28440: MAESKPGLRKPTFTKVDQLRPGTSGHTLTVKVVSTKMVLQKGRADGPQVRQMRIAECLVGDETGLIIFTARNDQVDLMKEGSTVILRNAKIDMFKGSMRLAVDKWGRVEVTEPADFTVKEDNNLSLIEYELVNVVEE, translated from the exons ATGGCAGAATCAAAACCAGGATTGAGGAAACCCACATTCACTAAGGTTGACCAGCTTCGTCCTGGCACTAGCGGGCATACTCTCACCGTGAAGGTTGTCAGCACCAAGATGGTATTGCAGAAGGGTCGTGCTGATGGTCCTCAAGTACGCCAAATGCGAATTGCTGAATGCTTGGTGGGTGATGAGACTGGGTTGATTATTTTCACGGCTAGAAATGATCAAG TGGACTTGATGAAAGAGGGCAGTACTGTAATATTGCGCAATGCTAAAATTGACATGTTCAAGGGATCAATGAGGCTTGCTGTGGACAAGTGGGGCCGTGTTGAAGTCACTGAACCTGCTGATTTCACTGTGAAGGAAGATAATAACCTGTCACTGATTGAATATGAGCTTGTGAATGTTGTTGAAGAGTGA
- the LOC115979744 gene encoding protein MAINTENANCE OF MERISTEMS-like, producing the protein MDPHGAIQTLCTRQDKHRSSLLLDAHLEGEEVPGVLTCRNRDKGLLQGGVDGLDPRILAYITDAGLDGLLRVPRMDIDHALITALVERWRPETHSFHLPHGEMTITLQDMEVIMGVPVDGLPLVESIPSTGSWRDVCRRLLGCIPPPHRELRNNKKNTGVLEGASIKAKWLEDQFRDPLPVDAPEALVQKYARFYILELLGGTLFMDKSGERISVRYLQYFDPISNGKKYSWGSAALSWLYRHLCKASEKTAKQIGGALLLVQLWAWARFPHICPVMRHPHQALPPGPLAVRWKGAKITTEHSMHVLHAYRVSLTSLRPNQIVWEPYRNYLRSLPAYCTAGQRIWRSIVPLIHFWVVEGHHPERVLRQFGMKQGIPEDVDTSIELHKITLQGKHEKDWAQIHAPHIAKWAAHARIADAPAFHGEMNYNDEYLVWFRPRTIRHITKETSYWDILVESQLRIITKCEPESEIYTDCINTLEAVEEIGRLSLDRARYVGNTSEPAVRRGRQTGGRQGRGGCQSSQRHTSSRPPTSGQRHTPVPTSSRRPTSAQRPTSGSRHTPVPTSSRRHTPVPTSSRRHTPVPTSTRCHTPVHDHTMEEASQTTDEMWDDTAYDVGSMAHDDAGPSHTFAHRDTFGSPSMRSDGTCPPTSPSISPLPTTRTSPPLTAGPAPAVVHGRDEMRFMPTPRQPTPVAVPPEFVHTEFIQTQIPNPPPEPLHIEDRPRRPQRTRTHPPDCGTGHGKVRPVKEPVRRRKRE; encoded by the exons ATGGACCCACATGGAGCTATACAGACTTTGTGCACGAGGCAGGATAAGCATCGTTCAAGTTTGCTTTTGGATGCTCATTTGGAAGGCGAG GAAGTGCCAGGTGTATTGACTTGTCGTAACCGAGACAAAG GTCTGCTTCAAGGAGGGGTAGATGGGTTAGATCCACGAATTCTCGCTTATATCACTGATGCGGGGTTAGATGGGCTGCTTCGGGTCCCACGTATGGACATTGACCACGCATTGATCACAGCGTTGGTGGAGAGATGGCGGCCGGAGACGCACTCATTTCACTTGCCCCACGGTGAAATGACTATCACACTACAAGATATGGAGGTTATAATGGGGGTACCTGTAGATGGCTTGCCGTTGGTGGAATCTATACCCTCGACGGGCAGTTGGCGTGACGTCTGCAGAAGATTGCTAGGGTGTATACCGCCGCCACATAGAGAACttagaaacaacaaaaagaacACTGGAGTGCTGGAAGGGGCGAGCATAAAAGCCAAATGGCTTGAGGATCAGTTTCGCGACCCTCTCCCGGTTGACGCCCCTGAGGCGCTTGTGCAGAAGTATGCTCGTTTTTACATATTGGAGTTGTTAGGTGGTACGCTATTTATGGATAAGTCTGGAGAACGGATCTCAGTTAGGTATTTACAATATTTCGATCCAATCAGCAACGGAAAGAAGTATAGTTGGGGTAGTGCAGCACTAAGTTGGCTCTATAGACACCTCTGTAAGGCATCAGAGAAGACAGCCAAGCAGATTGGGGGTGCACTACTGTTGGTGCAGTTGTGGGCGTGGGCGAGGTTTCCCCACATATGTCCTGTGATGAGGCATCCACACCAGGCACTGCCTCCAGGTCCACTTGCTGTCAG ATGGAAAGGGGCTAAGATAACAACTGAACATTCGATGCACGTCCTACATGCCTATCGTGTGTCGCTTACTTCACTGCGGCCAAATCAG ATTGTTTGGGAGCCGTACAGAAATTATTTGCGTTCTCTACCCGCATACTGTACGGCAGGCCAACGTATATGGAGGTCTATTGTGCCGCTGATACATTTTTGGGTGGTTGAAGGCCATCATCCTGAACGTGTTCTCCGACAGTTTGGGATGAAACAAGGCATACCAGAAGATGTTGATACTTCAATTGAACTGCACAAGATCACCCTCCAGGGCAAGCACGAAAAAGATTGGGCccaaatacatgccccgcatATTGCTAAATGGGCTGCGCACGCCAGAATTGCCGATGCACCGGCCTTTCACGGGGAGATGAACTACAATGACGAGTATTTGGTTTGGTTTCGTCCCCGCACTATTCGCCATATTACAAAAGAGACTTCGTACTGGGACATTTTG GTTGAATCGCAGTTGCGCATTATAACGAAGTGCGAACCAGAGTCTGAGATCTACACCGACTGTATTAATACCTTGGAAGCTGTTGAAGAGATCGGTCGGTTATCCTTGGACCGTGCACGTTACGTGGGCAACACAAGTGAACCAGCTGTACGACGTGGTCGGCAAACAGGTGGACGTCAAGGGCGTGGAGGCTGTCAATCTAGCCAGCGTCATACATCTAGTCGGCCTCCCACATCTGGTCAGCGTCACACACCCGTGCCCACATCTAGTCGACGTCCCACATCTGCTCAGCGTCCTACATCTGGTTCGCGTCACACACCCGTGCCCACGTCTAGTCGGCGTCACACACCCGTGCCCACTTCTAGTCGGCGTCACACACCCGTGCCCACATCTACTCGGTGCCACACACCCGTGCATGACCACACCATGGAGGAAGCAAGTCAGACAACGGATGAGATGTGGGACGACACTGCTTATGACGTAGGCTCCATGGCACATGATGATGCGGGTCCATCCCATACGTTTGCCCATAGAGACACATTTGGGTCCCCATCCATGAGGAGCGATGGTACTTGCCCACCCACATCTCCTAGTATATCTCCGTTGCCCACCACCCGTACGTCTCCCCCACTGACTGCTGGCCCTGCTCCTGCAGTTGTACATGGTAGAGATGAGATGAGGTTCATGCCCACTCCTAGGCAACCCACCCCTGTTGCTGTCCCCCCTGAGTTTGTGCATACCGAGTTCATCCAGACGCAGATACCCAACCCCCCACCAGAGCCTTTGCACATCGAGGATCGGCCACGAAGGCCGCAACGCACACGGACACATCCTCCTGACTGTGGGACTGGACATG GCAAGGTGAGACCAGTCAAGGAACCGGTGAGGAGAAGAAAACGAGAATGA